In a genomic window of Streptomyces sp. NBC_01231:
- a CDS encoding cytochrome P450, with protein MTDPLKDPRFFADPYPTYARLRDAAPVQKVPTGSGGRYSYLITGHAEAREAFADPRLSKNTVRFFAGRPSQRDLHPAISQNMLATDPPEHARLRSLVTKAFTTGAVARLRPSIEGLVDDLLDAWPDHGTVDLVASLAVPLPVTVICEMLGVPESDRPLVHTWSSDLFAAGDPRRIDAASHALGDYMTDLVAARRGSPGESLLDDLIAVRDGQDRLDEDELVSLAVLLLVAGHETTTNFIGNAALALLQHPDSLAKLRAEPERLGSALDELLRFDSPVGIATFRYSTEELTLGGTVIPAGVPVLIAPGAANRDADRFPAPDHLDLDRDATGHLAFGHGIHRCLGAPLARAEAELALRAVMSRFPDVRLAVPAEELEWRHTRLMRGLASLPLTL; from the coding sequence ATGACCGACCCACTGAAGGACCCGCGGTTCTTCGCCGACCCCTACCCCACCTACGCCCGGCTGCGAGACGCGGCGCCGGTGCAGAAGGTGCCCACCGGTTCAGGAGGGCGCTACAGCTACCTGATCACGGGCCACGCGGAGGCGCGGGAGGCATTCGCCGATCCTCGTCTGTCGAAGAACACCGTGCGGTTCTTCGCCGGCCGGCCGTCGCAGCGCGATCTCCATCCGGCCATCTCCCAGAACATGCTCGCCACCGATCCTCCGGAGCACGCGCGGCTGCGGTCCCTGGTGACGAAGGCATTCACCACCGGTGCCGTCGCGCGGTTGCGCCCCTCCATCGAAGGCCTGGTCGACGACCTGCTCGACGCCTGGCCGGACCACGGAACGGTGGACCTCGTCGCGAGCCTCGCGGTACCCCTACCGGTCACCGTCATCTGCGAGATGCTCGGGGTACCCGAATCCGACCGTCCACTCGTGCACACGTGGTCGAGTGATCTGTTCGCCGCCGGAGACCCCCGGCGCATCGACGCCGCCTCCCATGCCCTCGGCGACTACATGACCGACCTGGTCGCCGCCCGACGCGGCTCGCCCGGCGAGAGTCTGCTCGACGACCTCATCGCCGTACGCGACGGTCAGGACCGGCTGGACGAGGACGAACTCGTATCGCTCGCCGTGCTCCTGCTCGTGGCCGGCCACGAGACCACCACCAACTTCATCGGCAACGCGGCGCTGGCTCTTCTGCAACACCCGGATTCCCTGGCGAAGTTGAGGGCTGAGCCCGAGCGCCTCGGGAGCGCGCTGGACGAGTTGCTGCGGTTCGACTCGCCCGTCGGGATCGCCACGTTCCGCTACAGCACCGAAGAGCTCACCCTCGGTGGAACCGTGATCCCCGCAGGAGTCCCGGTACTCATCGCTCCTGGCGCGGCCAACCGCGACGCCGACCGCTTCCCCGCACCGGACCACCTCGACCTCGACCGTGACGCCACCGGCCACCTCGCCTTCGGCCACGGCATCCACAGATGCCTGGGAGCACCCCTGGCGCGAGCCGAAGCCGAACTCGCACTCCGGGCGGTCATGTCCCGCTTCCCCGACGTCCGGCTGGCTGTTCCCGCCGAGGAACTGGAGTGGCGGCACACGCGGTTGATGCGCGGCCTCGCATCACTGCCGCTGACCCTGTGA
- a CDS encoding GNAT family N-acetyltransferase, which produces MDYRHAVAADAPAMAELFAANHHDALTEQERARQGFVQGGFDADTLRSMAENGSLLVADDDGRLAGLLGLASPENMPSPPPPVQALLDAQDSLEWEGRPLRSTPFLLYGPVVVAAAYRGKGVARGLFAAALHAASGRAEAMVAFIELANQASWRVHVDGFGMTPLGEFTIGDRAYGVVGASTRPAATPGT; this is translated from the coding sequence ATGGACTATCGACATGCCGTTGCGGCCGATGCCCCGGCCATGGCTGAACTGTTCGCGGCCAATCACCATGACGCGCTCACGGAGCAGGAGCGTGCGAGGCAGGGCTTCGTGCAGGGCGGCTTCGATGCCGACACACTTCGCTCGATGGCCGAGAACGGGAGCCTGCTCGTCGCGGACGATGACGGACGCCTGGCCGGCCTGCTCGGGCTGGCTTCCCCGGAGAACATGCCCAGTCCGCCCCCGCCGGTCCAGGCACTGCTGGATGCGCAGGATTCGCTGGAGTGGGAAGGACGCCCGCTCCGGTCCACGCCCTTCCTGCTCTACGGGCCTGTGGTGGTCGCCGCCGCCTACCGCGGGAAGGGAGTGGCCCGGGGACTGTTCGCTGCGGCACTACATGCAGCCTCAGGACGCGCCGAGGCCATGGTCGCCTTCATCGAACTGGCCAACCAGGCGTCGTGGAGAGTCCACGTGGACGGCTTCGGCATGACCCCCCTGGGAGAGTTCACCATCGGCGACCGTGCCTACGGTGTCGTCGGTGCGTCCACCCGACCGGCGGCGACGCCTGGGACCTGA
- a CDS encoding tyrosine-type recombinase/integrase: MAVSAKSSTGGGRSSSYTANKSRFSDARSCHLDAPGSRLLGSAFRQALKEAEGINADDWTPRELRHSFVSLLSDRGVPLEEISRLVGHSGTAVTEEVYRKQIRPVIQTGAVVMDGIFKRAPER; the protein is encoded by the coding sequence ATGGCAGTCTCGGCAAAATCAAGCACTGGAGGAGGGCGCTCCTCGTCATACACAGCGAACAAGAGCAGGTTCAGTGATGCGCGGAGTTGTCACCTTGACGCCCCTGGGTCGCGCCTGCTCGGCTCCGCCTTCCGCCAGGCGCTCAAGGAGGCCGAGGGGATCAATGCCGACGACTGGACGCCCCGGGAGCTCCGGCACAGCTTCGTGTCCCTGCTCTCCGACCGAGGCGTTCCCCTGGAGGAGATTTCCCGTCTCGTCGGCCACTCCGGCACGGCCGTGACCGAGGAGGTCTACAGGAAGCAGATCCGCCCCGTGATCCAGACCGGTGCCGTGGTCATGGACGGCATCTTCAAGCGTGCTCCGGAGCGGTAG
- a CDS encoding metallophosphoesterase, whose translation MRARYGVPLSIAAAGAAGLVYAAGFEARSFRLRRVTVPVLPSGMRPLRVLQVSDIHMVGGQHKKQRWLRSLAGLRPDFVINTGDNLSDPEGVPEVLDALGPLMEFPGAYVFGSNDYYGPKLRNPARYLFEKAQGRHGLNGNTPAVNAVHNPWEDLRDGFDAAGWQNLTNTRGALKIEGVSIELTGLDDPHIKRDRYTEVAGGPSGAADFSMGVVHAPYLRVLDAFTADGYPLILAGHTHGGQLCLPFYGAFVTNCDLDVDRVKGLSKHSADGRTAYLHVSAGCGTNRYTPVRFACPPEVTLLTLVGRE comes from the coding sequence ATGCGCGCGCGATACGGAGTACCTCTGTCGATCGCGGCGGCTGGCGCCGCCGGTCTGGTGTACGCGGCGGGCTTCGAGGCCCGCTCCTTCCGCCTCCGACGAGTGACGGTCCCCGTCCTCCCCTCCGGAATGCGCCCCCTGCGCGTACTCCAGGTCTCCGACATCCACATGGTCGGCGGCCAGCACAAGAAGCAGCGCTGGCTGCGCTCGCTGGCGGGCCTGCGCCCCGACTTCGTGATCAACACCGGGGACAACCTCTCCGACCCGGAGGGCGTGCCGGAGGTCCTGGACGCACTCGGGCCGCTGATGGAGTTCCCGGGCGCGTACGTCTTCGGCTCCAACGACTACTACGGCCCCAAACTCCGCAACCCCGCCCGGTACTTGTTCGAGAAGGCCCAGGGCCGCCACGGACTGAACGGCAACACTCCCGCCGTCAACGCCGTCCACAACCCGTGGGAGGACCTGCGCGACGGCTTCGACGCGGCGGGCTGGCAGAACCTGACCAACACCCGCGGCGCGCTGAAGATCGAGGGCGTGTCGATCGAGCTGACGGGCCTGGACGACCCGCACATCAAGCGGGACCGCTACACGGAGGTGGCCGGCGGCCCGTCGGGCGCCGCCGACTTCTCGATGGGCGTCGTCCACGCCCCCTACCTGCGGGTTCTGGACGCGTTCACGGCGGACGGCTATCCGCTGATCCTGGCCGGCCACACCCATGGGGGCCAGCTGTGCCTCCCCTTCTACGGCGCGTTCGTCACCAACTGCGACCTGGACGTGGACCGGGTCAAGGGCCTGTCGAAGCACTCGGCGGATGGCCGTACGGCCTACCTCCACGTATCGGCGGGCTGCGGCACGAACCGCTACACCCCGGTCCGCTTCGCCTGCCCGCCGGAGGTCACGCTGCTGACGTTGGTGGGGCGGGAGTAG
- a CDS encoding GatB/YqeY domain-containing protein produces the protein MTTLKSKLQDDLNSAIKERDELRSSTLRLTLAAITKEEVAGKTKRELSDDEVQKVITREAKKRREAADAFAQGGRPESAEREKAEGEVLAAYLPKQLSDEELHEIVTQAVGEAKAAGAEGPRAMGAVMKIVNPKVAGQAEGGRVAAIVKKLLAG, from the coding sequence ATGACCACGCTCAAGTCGAAGCTGCAGGACGACCTCAACTCCGCCATCAAGGAGCGCGACGAGCTGCGCTCCTCGACGCTCCGGCTGACGCTCGCCGCGATCACCAAGGAGGAGGTCGCGGGCAAGACCAAGCGCGAGCTCTCCGACGACGAGGTGCAGAAGGTGATCACCCGCGAGGCGAAGAAGCGCCGCGAGGCCGCGGACGCCTTCGCGCAGGGCGGTCGCCCGGAGAGCGCCGAGCGGGAGAAGGCGGAGGGCGAGGTCCTCGCCGCGTACCTGCCCAAGCAGCTGTCCGACGAGGAGCTGCACGAGATCGTCACCCAGGCCGTCGGGGAGGCGAAGGCGGCCGGCGCCGAGGGCCCGCGAGCCATGGGCGCGGTCATGAAGATCGTGAACCCGAAGGTGGCCGGCCAGGCCGAGGGCGGCCGCGTCGCCGCCATCGTGAAGAAGCTCCTCGCCGGCTGA